In Desulfonatronospira thiodismutans ASO3-1, a single window of DNA contains:
- a CDS encoding TRIC cation channel family protein: MSGILYPAFAQNQAHELRSGWYPDEPYQMQAGTGTAAEVTGLDIQIARELFEQTGHRVTFEPMSWAEILEGLKTGETDFLMGAYYEEAREEFAYFSKPYRTERNEIYYHKSIDKLSSLNSVQELLQFLQSEELRIAVIEGHAYGSEEFRKLMQDPPPNLELITSQGYEENLHLVVEGRVDLFVANPIIMDRLTARSQASGLVQKLGIKSQEIPVHILFSKKSISRGQLEEFNSILQDMQEQGRISTLHRDFVLPAYLSITTGQTWFAVLNLLGIAAFCTSGVLLARKERYNLFGALVLATLPAIGGGVLRDLFLGVDQVFVLETPAYFLVAIAIVLAGFAIIRYYDFIHDRSGTLAKKIDAFIENRLGSVFDRLFKFFDAWAVASFTVIGVGVALEMRAEPLWLWGPAMAVLTSSGGVILRDIVRADFNIEMLKQDTYAEISILGGIIYTCALMYTPYEISLGLIFYLTMFMVLLLFALRFFILWKGYMNPFQFGDIYTHPDTRLQQFREKEPHLWKVVSGYYTEDDESRAAPVHRSRLEEMHNRFLYLTGELKESLDQVAAEPLNEKTINNYRQCNARLEIAISLENNLYAFLEQKPGKGMQPSVDGSELQQLMHESLRTMIDTTAMAVETGDVMDFTMLEGLTSQYRQRFDHLRDKYRGRQKEHDDAHLKAVLQSTHKVERIIYLLSDYVKLRLDKKEIRAGSATNRKAQQAHVLK; the protein is encoded by the coding sequence TTGTCAGGCATTTTGTATCCTGCCTTTGCCCAAAACCAGGCCCATGAACTGCGAAGCGGCTGGTACCCGGATGAACCATATCAAATGCAGGCAGGCACAGGAACAGCGGCCGAAGTCACCGGACTGGATATACAGATAGCCAGGGAGCTCTTTGAGCAGACCGGGCACAGGGTAACTTTCGAGCCCATGTCCTGGGCTGAAATCCTGGAAGGCCTCAAAACCGGTGAAACAGACTTTCTCATGGGGGCCTATTATGAAGAAGCCCGCGAGGAGTTCGCTTACTTTTCAAAGCCTTACCGCACAGAAAGAAACGAAATCTACTACCACAAAAGCATTGATAAGCTGAGCTCTTTGAACTCGGTGCAGGAGTTACTCCAGTTCCTGCAAAGCGAGGAACTGAGGATTGCCGTGATTGAAGGCCATGCCTACGGTTCAGAAGAGTTCAGGAAGCTTATGCAGGATCCTCCGCCTAACCTGGAACTCATCACCTCCCAGGGTTATGAGGAAAACCTGCACCTGGTAGTTGAGGGCAGGGTGGACCTTTTTGTGGCCAACCCCATAATCATGGACCGCCTCACTGCCAGGTCTCAGGCATCCGGCCTGGTGCAGAAACTGGGTATCAAAAGCCAGGAAATCCCGGTTCATATTCTCTTTAGCAAAAAAAGCATATCAAGGGGTCAGCTGGAAGAATTCAACTCCATCCTGCAGGACATGCAGGAGCAGGGACGTATAAGCACCCTGCACCGCGACTTTGTCCTTCCGGCTTACCTGTCCATCACCACCGGCCAGACCTGGTTCGCCGTGCTAAATCTCCTGGGCATAGCGGCATTTTGTACCTCGGGGGTGCTTCTGGCCCGCAAAGAGCGCTACAATTTATTCGGGGCACTGGTTCTGGCTACACTGCCGGCCATCGGCGGCGGGGTTCTGCGCGATCTTTTTCTCGGGGTGGACCAGGTCTTTGTCCTGGAAACCCCGGCTTATTTCCTGGTGGCCATTGCTATAGTCCTGGCCGGATTCGCAATCATCAGGTATTACGATTTTATTCACGACCGTTCCGGCACCCTGGCCAAAAAAATAGACGCTTTTATTGAAAATAGGCTTGGCAGCGTTTTTGACCGCCTGTTCAAGTTTTTCGATGCCTGGGCCGTAGCCAGTTTCACCGTCATCGGAGTGGGCGTGGCCCTGGAGATGAGGGCCGAACCGCTTTGGCTCTGGGGTCCGGCCATGGCGGTTCTTACTTCTTCCGGAGGCGTGATCCTGCGGGACATTGTCAGGGCGGACTTCAACATCGAAATGCTCAAGCAGGACACCTATGCAGAAATTTCCATTCTGGGCGGCATCATTTACACCTGCGCCCTGATGTACACCCCCTATGAAATAAGCCTGGGGCTTATTTTCTACTTGACCATGTTCATGGTGCTTCTTCTTTTCGCTTTGCGTTTTTTTATCCTCTGGAAAGGTTATATGAATCCCTTCCAGTTCGGGGATATTTACACACATCCCGATACCCGCCTGCAGCAGTTCAGGGAAAAAGAACCCCATCTGTGGAAGGTTGTCTCCGGCTATTATACCGAAGACGACGAGTCCAGGGCGGCCCCTGTCCACCGGTCCAGGCTGGAAGAAATGCACAACAGGTTTCTCTACCTCACCGGGGAGCTCAAAGAATCTCTGGACCAGGTAGCTGCAGAACCATTGAACGAAAAAACCATAAACAACTACCGCCAGTGCAATGCCCGCCTGGAAATAGCCATTTCACTGGAAAACAACCTCTACGCCTTTCTGGAGCAAAAACCCGGCAAGGGTATGCAGCCTTCAGTGGATGGATCAGAACTGCAGCAGCTCATGCATGAAAGCCTGAGGACCATGATCGATACCACAGCCATGGCTGTTGAGACCGGGGATGTAATGGATTTTACCATGCTGGAAGGACTTACATCGCAATACCGGCAGCGCTTCGACCATCTTCGGGACAAATACCGGGGCAGGCAAAAGGAGCATGATGATGCCCATCTCAAGGCTGTATTGCAGTCCACGCACAAGGTGGAGCGCATCATCTACCTTTTGAGCGATTATGTGAAACTCAGGCTGGATAAAAAAGAAATCCGGGCCGGCAGCGCCACCAACAGAAAGGCGCAGCAGGCCCATGTTTTGAAGTAG
- a CDS encoding sodium:solute symporter family protein: MTNFIILVYLAGVLIIGILAGRGIKNLSQFAVAGKAYGSMVIFATLSASFIGGGFSMGNAEKVFLFGIVNIVALWGFSLKEILVAGYIAPRMDRYRDAISVGDIMEVHYGKTAKVFSGLFGFILCAGILGAQIGAIGYITNVFLGFERFWGILLGCSIVIAYATAGGMKAVVWTDIVQFIILAVGLPMTLFMGIQSAGGVEHIISTVPQGHLSISLEPAAVIALFSLFLAFVVGETLVPPYLQRLLIGRNASQVVRGTLYSGLFSIPFFAVTGLIGMVALVLNPELNPNLAMPYVVQQALPPLLQGIVIAAVIAIIMSSADSFLNAAAICFSNDMVKPFRRTPMSRESEVKMARCVTLLVGVMAVVFALSIESVLDILIYAYNFWAPIILVPLVMAIMQRRVSSTKFLGGAGAGIAALLIWNYVLNGPWEIHGIVVGFFANLLVFILLDREKKAAA; this comes from the coding sequence ATGACCAACTTTATTATTCTGGTTTACCTGGCCGGCGTACTCATTATCGGCATACTGGCCGGCCGGGGCATCAAAAATCTTTCCCAGTTCGCTGTGGCAGGCAAAGCCTACGGCTCGATGGTAATTTTTGCCACCCTGTCCGCATCCTTTATTGGAGGCGGTTTTTCCATGGGCAATGCTGAAAAGGTTTTTCTGTTCGGCATTGTCAATATAGTTGCCCTGTGGGGCTTCAGCCTCAAGGAAATCCTTGTGGCAGGATATATAGCCCCCAGGATGGACAGATACCGGGACGCCATCTCAGTGGGCGATATAATGGAGGTTCATTACGGCAAGACCGCCAAGGTATTTTCAGGTCTGTTCGGATTCATTCTTTGTGCCGGAATCCTGGGCGCGCAAATCGGTGCCATCGGATACATTACCAATGTATTTCTCGGGTTTGAACGTTTTTGGGGTATACTGCTAGGGTGTAGTATTGTCATCGCTTACGCCACTGCAGGAGGCATGAAGGCTGTGGTCTGGACTGATATTGTACAGTTCATAATCCTGGCAGTGGGCCTGCCAATGACTCTTTTCATGGGAATTCAAAGTGCAGGTGGAGTGGAGCACATTATCAGCACTGTACCGCAGGGACATTTAAGCATTTCCCTTGAACCTGCAGCAGTTATCGCCCTTTTTTCCCTTTTTCTGGCTTTTGTAGTCGGAGAGACCCTTGTTCCGCCATACCTTCAAAGACTGCTCATCGGCCGCAATGCGAGCCAGGTTGTCAGAGGCACCCTTTACAGCGGACTTTTTTCCATTCCTTTTTTTGCTGTCACCGGGCTGATAGGGATGGTGGCCTTGGTGCTGAATCCCGAACTTAACCCCAATCTGGCCATGCCTTACGTGGTGCAGCAGGCACTGCCGCCTTTGCTGCAAGGCATTGTAATTGCAGCTGTTATTGCCATTATAATGTCTTCAGCGGACTCTTTTCTCAATGCCGCTGCCATCTGCTTCAGTAACGACATGGTGAAACCCTTTCGCAGAACACCCATGAGCCGGGAATCCGAGGTCAAAATGGCCCGCTGCGTAACACTTCTTGTGGGAGTGATGGCTGTGGTTTTTGCCTTATCCATCGAAAGCGTGCTGGACATTTTGATATATGCATACAATTTCTGGGCCCCCATAATCCTGGTGCCCCTGGTTATGGCCATAATGCAGAGAAGGGTCAGCAGCACAAAGTTCTTAGGTGGAGCTGGAGCGGGGATTGCGGCCCTGCTCATCTGGAATTATGTCCTGAACGGCCCCTGGGAAATTCACGGGATCGTGGTGGGTTTTTTTGCCAACCTGTTGGTTTTTATACTGCTGGATAGAGAAAAAAAAGCCGCAGCTTAA